A window from Suncus etruscus isolate mSunEtr1 chromosome 18, mSunEtr1.pri.cur, whole genome shotgun sequence encodes these proteins:
- the TAP1 gene encoding antigen peptide transporter 1: protein MPQPWIGLALLLLADWMLLRPALPSFASRLVPTAPPLLRVWTVGLSRGAVLWLGARGVLRVRAQAPTAKAPGWLAALVPLVVALSLALPGLATFRALSAWGTVGDTDGTRLLHWGSRLDAFVLGYAVALPAAALCHKLGGLWAPGGLGGSGETVRRLLGCLGSATRRLPLILAFLILSCLGEMAIPFFTGRLTDWILQDGAGPAFTRNLTLMSVLTISSAVLECLGDCIYTSTMGQVHSLLQGDVLRAVLRQETEFFQQNQTGAITSRVTEDTSTMSESLSEKLNLLLWYLVRGLCLLGFMLWGSPTLTMVTLLSLPLLFLLPKKLGKWQQSIAVKVQGSLAESSQVAIEALSAMPTVRSFGNEEGEIQKYRQKLQDLQSLSHKEAQAYAVNLWTTSISGMLLKVASLYIGGQLVTSGTASSGSLVTFVLYQIQFTTAVEVLLNTYSSVQKAVGSSEKIFEYLDRIPRCPASGVLTSVNLEGVVEFRDVSFAYPNHPDALVLQGLTFTLRPGEVTALVGPNGSGKSTVAALLQNLYQPMAGKLLLDGEPLFQYEHRYLHTKVAAVGQEPHLFGRSFRENIAYGLLQKPTMEEITAVAMKTGAHDFISKLPHGYDTEVGESGSQLSGGQRQSVALARALIRKPRVLILDDATSALDAVSQSRVEQLLYESPERVSRTVLLITQRLRSVEQANHILFLDGGTICEAGTHQQLMEKQGRYWTMLQTPGGTEVLE, encoded by the exons ATGCCGCAACCTTGGATAGGCTTAGCTCTGTTGCTTCTTGCCGACTGGATGCTGCTCCGGCCCGCGCTGCCCAGTTTCGCCTCCCGGCTGGTGCCCACCGCGCCGCCGCTGCTGCGGGTGTGGACGGTGGGGCTGAGCCGCGGGGCTGTGCTGTGGCTAGGGGCGCGCGGGGTCCTCAGAGTTCGTGCCCAGGCTCCGACAGCAAAAGCCCCGGGCTGGCTGGCGGCTCTGGTGCCCTTGGTGGTGGCCCTGAGCTTGGCCCTGCCCGGCCTGGCTACGTTCCGAGCGCTGAGCGCCTGGGGAACCGTCGGGGACACGGATGGCACCAGGCTCCTGCACTGGGGAAGTCGCCTCGACGCGTTCGTCCTCGGCTACGCCGTCGCCCTGCCCGCCGCTGCCCTGTGCCATAAACTCGGGGGCCTCTGGGCGCCCGGGGGTCTCGGAGGGTCCGGGGAAACGGTGCGTCGGCTTCTGGGCTGTTTGGGCTCTGCCACCCGCCGCCTCCCTCTCATCTTGGCCTTCTTGATCTTATCCTGTCTCG GGGAGATGGCTATTCCCTTCTTCACTGGCCGCCTCACTGACTGGATCCTGCAAGATGGTGCAGGCCCGGCCTTCACCCGAAACTTGACCCTCATGTCCGTTCTCACCATTTCCAG TGCGGTGCTGGAATGTCTGGGCGACTGCATCTATACCAGCACCATGGGCCAAGTGCACAGCCTTCTGCAGGGAGACGTGCTCCGAGCTGTCCTGCGCCAGGAAACAGagtttttccaacagaaccaaaCAG GTGCCATTACATCAAGGGTGACAGAGGACACGTCCACCATGAGTGAATCTCTGAGTGAGAAGCTGAACTTACTGCTGTGGTACCTGGTGCGGGGTCTGTGTCTCCTGGGGTTCATGCTCTGGGGGTCACCGACTCTCACCATGGTCACCCTGCTCTCCCTGCCTCTGCTCTTCCTTCTGCCGAAGAAGCTGGGAAAATGGCAGCAG TCCATAGCAGTAAAGGTACAAGGATCTCTGGCAGAATCCAGCCAGGTGGCCATCGAGGCGCTGTCTGCCATGCCTACAGTTCGAAGCTTTGGCAACGAGGAGGGTGAGATCCAGAAGTATAGGCAAAAGCTACAGGACTTGCAGAGCCTCAGCCACAAGGAGGCCCAGGCCTACGCAGTGAATCTCTGGACCACCAGT ATCTCAGGGATGTTGCTCAAGGTGGCCAGCCTGTATATAGGTGGACAGCTAGTGACTAGTGGGACTGCCAGTAGTGGAAGCCTGGTCACATTCGTTCTCTATCAGATCCAGTTCACCACAGCTGTTGAG GTACTGCTCAACACCTATTCCAGTGTACAGAAGGCAGTGGGATcctcagagaaaatatttgaatatctgGACCGGATTCCTCGCTGCCCTGCCAGTGGTGTGTTGACTTCTGTAAACCTGGAGGGTGTTGTTGAGTTCCGAGATGTCTCATTTGCCTATCCAAATCATCCAGATGCCCTTGTATTGCAG GGACTGACATTCACCCTGCGCCCTGGTGAGGTGACTGCACTGGTGGGGCCCAATGGATCTGGGAAGAGCACAGTGGCTGCGCTGCTGCAGAATCTGTACCAGCCCATGGCAGGAAAGCTGCTGCTGGATGGGGAGCCCCTTTTCCAATATGAGCACCGCTACCTGCACACAAAG GTGGCTGCGGTGGGCCAGGAGCCACACTTGTTTGGAAGAAGCTTTCGAGAAAATATTGCCTATGGCCTGCTACAGAAGCCAACTATGGAAGAAATCACAGCTGTTGCCATGAAGACCGGAGCCcatgattttatttctaaattacctCATGGCTATGACACAG AGGTAGGTGAGTCTGGGAGCCAGCTGTCAGGGGGTCAGCGACAGTCAGTGGCTTTGGCTCGAGCCTTGATCCGGAAACCACGTGTTCTCATCCTGGATGATGCTACCAGTGCTCTGGATGCAGTCAGCCAGTCAAGG GTGGAGCAGCTCCTGTATGAGAGCCCAGAGCGAGTCTCTCGGACTGTGCTTCTCATCACCCAGCGTCTCAGATCTGTGGAACAGGCTAATCACATCCTCTTCCTGGACGGAGGCACCATCTGTGAGGCCGGAACCCACCAGCAGCTCATGGAGAAACAGGGTCGCTACTGGACCATGCTGCAGACCCCTGGTGGGACGGAGGTCCTGGAATGA
- the PSMB8 gene encoding proteasome subunit beta type-8, which produces MALQAVCGAPGALRGRLALPDEDDEGRSDPGHYSFSLRSPELAIPRGLQPTDFLQSLGGRGESNVQIQMAHGTTTLAFKFQHGVIVAVDSRASAGNYIATLRVNKVIEINPYLLGTMSGCAADCQYWERLLAKECRLYYLRNGERISVSAASKLLSNMMCQYRGMGLSMGSMICGWDKKGPGLYYVDDNGTRLSGKMFSTGSGNTYAYGVMDSGYRHNLSPEEAYDLGRRAIVHATHRDSYSGGVVNMYHMKEDGWVKVESTDVSELMHQYREAKQ; this is translated from the exons ATGGCGCTGCAGGCGGTGTGCGGGGCCCCCGGTGCGCTGCGGGGCCGCCTGGCTCTCCCAGACGAGGACGATGAGGGTCGCTCGGACCCTGGACACTACAGCTTCTCGCTGCGATCTCCGGAGCTCGCCATCCCGCGGGGGCTGCAG CCCACAGATTTCCTCCAATCTCTGGGCGGGAGAGGAGAAAGCAACGTGCAGATCCAGATGGCCCACGGCACTACCACGCTGGCCTTCAAGTTCCAGCACGGGGTGATTGTGGCGGTGGATTCTCGAGCCTCTGCGGGGAATTACATCG CCACCTTAAGAGTGAATAAGGTGATCGAGATCAACCCATACCTGCTGGGCACCATGTCTGGGTGTGCTGCAGACTGTCAGTATTGGGAACGGCTGCTGGCCAAGGAATGCAG GCTTTACTACCTGCGGAATGGGGAGCGAATCTCCGTGTCAGCGGCTTCCAAGTTGCTCTCCAACATGATGTGCCAGTACCGGGGAATGGGCCTCTCCATGGGCAGCATGATCTGTGGCTGGGACAAGAAG GGTCCTGGACTCTACTATGTAGATGACAATGGAACCCGACTATCAGGAAAAATGTTCTCCACTGGGAGTGGGAACACTTATGCTTATGGGGTTATGGATAGTGGCTATAGGCATAACCTTAGCCCGGAAGAGGCCTATGACCTAGGTCGCCGGGCCATTGTCCACGCTACCCATCGGGACAGCTATTCTGGAGGCGTTGTCAACA TGTACCACATGAAGGAAGACGGTTGGGTCAAAGTGGAAAGTACTGACGTCAGTGAGCTGATGCACCAATATCGAGAGGCCAAGCAGTAA